The genomic DNA AGGACACCTCAAACTACTAGCTTCAGCATCTCTTCGCAAGAGAATATGAATAGATGAAGAATACATCAAGAGAATCTCAGTCAAAAGCTTCAAAATGAATACAATCTTGGCCAATGCTGCAGAATCTTCCTGGTTATTAGTCCCATCCTCTTCGGATACAGAAACAACAGCCTTCCCTTTCCCCTTGTCTCCAGTCGTATCTATGTCCATGTCCAATAGTGATGAGGTATCCCTGGTCAAAGAATCATCTTTCAATTGAGGTACAAACATTATTACTGAATCCAACAGAAGCTCAATCACATTGACAAAATTCTGTGGGGGCTTCCGATGAGCTTTCACATTCTTTGAACTTGCATCAGAAAGTTTGTTGTTCCCATTCCCATCACCAGCCTGTGCTTTGTCTCTGTCCACAGCTTtatccttctctttttctttatctttggATTTATCCTTATCACGGTCTTTAAGCAGAACAATATATGGCCTTTCACCCACCATCTCAACTTGGCACACAGAACGAGCAGCCTGCATAAATATCACCGGATCTCGTGCTACAACTGAAGTCAAATTCATAAGAAAATTGCGGGGAGTAAGTCTTCCATTGGATTGTCGATTAGCAGCAGTCACAACACTGTGTCTTATTTCAGATTCCATTGCTTGCTGAAGAGTCTGGGGATCTTCCAGGATATGACGGATTATAGTCGCAGCAATACTATCAAAACCAACAAACAGGCAACTTGTTGGCAAGAACAGCAGCGAAGGCAAACCTCCAGCCTCAAGAAAACTAACAGCAACAGAATGAGTTCTGCTCAGAGTAGAACATAACTGCAAAACAGCATGCATTGTTTCAGATGGAAGCTGTTTCTTGATACAAACACAAGCAATCTCAATAAGTCTCTTCTTTTCCTGTATACTTATATTCATTGGAGACAATCCCAATGCTGAATGTAACTTGTTCTGCTTATCTTCATCAATTACTATAGATGTTTGATGGCCATCAACATCATCCTTTTTTAACAGCTCTGCAACCTCAGCATTCAGCTTTTGATCCACTTGCGACAGCCGGTCAATAGCAAGAAAAGCTGCTGTCACCCACTTTGGAACTTCAGATTTTGCAGAATCAACTGAACTAGAAGCCCAATTTGAGAGTAAATCTGAGGCAATCTTCACCAGACCAGTCTTTGAGCCAACTTCTCGGGCCAATGCATCTTCATGAAAAATTAATGCTAGAACATGGAATAGAGCATTTAGCATTGTACCATTTCCAACCTCAGAATTGCAAAGCTTCACCTGGTCTACAATATAAGAAATGACATTTAACCGATATTGACCATCATTTTGGGAGGAAATCATAACAAGAAGGTCTCGAACTGGAAACGCTAGAGactctttcatttttaaaaGCTTTGTACATGTAGATAACAAGTCTTCAACAGGAGGGGTTTGGACCAAATCGTCCATATGCTGattattttcatgtgaaacatcttTAGTTTCCGGCCCAGAGTTTCCAAGTGACATGGCTAGTGCACGGGCGAGTTCATCGTCTTCTTGGATTTCCTCCGGATGTGAGAATAACCATTCCATAGCCAGCTCCACACTATTTGAACCAACCTGCCTCAAAGCTTCTTCTGCTCTGGACCTAGGAAATCCCATCTCCACAATTGTTGCAATAGTTGATTCATTGGGAGGAGGCCCAACAGTGCGAGCCATGCCACTGCTAGAAATGTTTTTCACTTCAACACCAGAATAAATATGCCGAATTATAGAAATAACTGTTGAAATGAAATCATAGCTGCAATCAGTAAACTGAGGGTGAGTCCAAACAGGCAGCACTGCTTTAAGCACCATGGACTGGAGGACCCTCACAAAAGTCTCAGCATCACGCGGAAACTCAGTATCCCCATTTCCCGGAGGTAGTGTGAGCAAGTGCTTACTTAAAGGAGACAAAATGAAAGATGAAGTCACAAGGTGGTCCATTAGTTTACAGTAGCTGGCTAAGGGACCATAGATCCAAGCATTGTCTATCTCTTCCTTTGTATCCTGCTTTAAAATCCCATCATCGGTCTCCATGGGAGAAGCAGGAGCTCTATTTACTGCAAAAAGCAACTGGCTGGTAGCTTCAAATGTAGTCAAAACTGACTGAATAATTCCACTCTCGTAGAAACACTTCACCAAAACAGGATTGCATGAATCTGGCTTGTCTAGTAGAATGACATCAATGAAATCAATAACCTTCCCAAAGTAACGGCATTTTGTAGAAAAAGATGCTTCTGAACCAGAAGAATTCACATGACCTCCAAAATTCATGTGGTCAAGTGTGATGGTTGCAAAGCTAGAAACCACTGAACTTGGAGGTGACAAATTTAACGCATCATCCCGACGACGAGAGGGATGCAAGAGTGCTTTTCCCAACTCCAGAAACAAATGGGTAATATGAAAAGAAAGTGACTTCACCATGTCGCAACAAGAAGAATAATAGGATCTCCGCTTGTCATCTTCCTTTCCAAGACTGGTCCCGACACCATCAGAAGACCCAGATGATGCATGAGGTTGATTATTGGCTCCAAGACGCAGGTTTGTCGGACCATCAATACTGAGTCTTTGTTGAAGACCAGAAGCACGACTAAGATCACGATACAAGTTTATAAGGTCAAAAAATTGGGACTCAAAACTCCATCCTGACATCCTTCTTCTCATAAATGGATCAAGAAACTGCCGAAAGGAGTTGAATCTTTGCTCTTCAGTTTCATTTGTACCCGACTCTGAATGCCGTGACTCAGCAGTGGAACCAGAACCATTATCCTCCATCTCAAGCTTAGCATCTTCCAATAGAGCAATCTGCCATAGAACTTCACGTTGTACACGTCCAATATCTTCCAATACATCCTTGCTGTCATTTCCAAATTCAGTAAGCAATGCAGCTACCCAGCGGTTGTCTTTTGAGGCagtaagaaataaaaggaattCAACCAGGAAGAGTGAAGAAAAGATTTCACTATCTGGAGGCATTCCTGGGTCTAGCAGAAACGATCCCGAAGCCACACTAAATCCAGTCAATGCTTTACTCAGATGATCTCTAAGAGAGGAACAGAAAGCACGTGCCAAAGGAACAGAATGATGTTGAGTGAAACCCTTGAAAACGGAAGTGCTATGTAGAGCAATAGACATTCCTTCAGATGACTGCACAATACTTGGCTGCAATAGAAGTTTCAGTAAAGCTTCAATTCCTGACTTCTCCACAAATAATCTACATGTTTCAGCATTTTCCATTGTCCTTCGGACCAAAACCATTACATGGAAGATGGATAGTTGAATAAACTGCTCGTCACTTATGCCTTCTGTAGTAGCATCTATTGTACTAACCAGGCAGCAAGGAGCTTCATTTTCCTTGTCCTCAGCATCTGTTTCCATTGCAGAACTCTTGCTGACCTTTCCTGGTGATCCTATGCTATTGTCTCCAATGGTAGCAATTGTATTAACAATTTCAATGATTAAATCAACACCAGTGCTTCTCAAAGAAGAAACATGTCGCAGAAGCTCCTCAACAGCATTTGCCAAAGGGACAATGCCTTCATTCATTGCTACCACATATTCCTTTGAAGTGAAGATATCAACGAGGAATCGTAGTGCTTTAGTTTCTTTCACTGCTTCCAAGCCTTTGGCATTTAAACAAATAGCACCAAGACCATTAGGAACACACGTGAGAGCCTTTGGAGAAGGGAGAATCCCAGTTACTACAGAATCTAAAAATGCCTCTGGAAGACCCAATTCATGCAAGGCAGTAAAGCAAGTAGGGTCTTTGTGAATAATTTCACTCATCACAGTCACAGCTGAGGAATAAACATCACCTCCAAATTTATCCACATTTCTGAATATCAACAATAGAGTGTCGGGCAACAAAGCATCATGAGAATTTGGGGATCTTGCAGGGTTTGCCAGAGCATAAGTAGCAGATCCAATTGCTTTCAACAAAACCCTAATTAGTCTCTTTTGGATGTAGAATTGATCATCATTGTACTTCATGCCTTCCCCGATAATCATTGAGCTATCATTTGCTCCAGTAAAATCAATGACCCTATTTACTTCTATCTGGAGCCGATGGGTCAAAAGCTCCACTCCCCCCAAATCTTTAAAAAGTGTTACAGCTGTATTACTGTAGTCCATGAGCTTTTGAAGGGTCTTCACAGCAAGACAAACAAGATGGATATGCATGGGGTCAGAATCCTCTAAAAGAGGCAAGAATGTTGGAACCATTCCTGAGCCCCTAACAACACTCCCAGATGTCGAAGAAGATATAACATGGAGCAAGTAGAACTGTAGTAGTGCCTCAACAAATGAAATTGATGATGGATCATTAGAATTATTCAGTGAAAAAATTGCCCTCTGGAGAACATTAAGGAGAATCATGCGGTTCCCTCCTGCAAAACTGATGCTTGATCCACTCAGAATCCTTGCCCGTTCATGAGATGATGAATATGCACCTAATTGAGCCCCCAAGGCATGCATTGCAAGTGTTCTAATGGTTCCAGGAACAGTTTCTTCTGACCTCACAATCCTGATTAGTTCATTTGTATACTCTGGCTCATTAGCAAAAAAGGAGACCAATTCATCATGAGCATCACTAGATTGGACAAGCACGATGAATGCAAGAAGACAGACCCTACTGTACAGCCTGCATATTCTAGAAGATCGGAAGGCATGAGCATATCTGATTCTGGTAAGCAAGGAGAACCTGTGCTCGGGAGGCACATTGTACTCCTCAACACACTGCTTCATTAGTGACAGATCATCCTCCTTCCTCAAATGGAGATCTGGGATGTGAATAACACCTCCACCTGAAGACTTTGAACCTATGCTATCTTCCCCTGTGCTCTGAGAGTTGGCACCATGGAACTCAAAATAAAGGGTTGATCCTAAACGGTGCTGGGACTTGTCATAATCATTGTGCACCTCAGATGGAAACAAGGACAGCCCTTCTTCCTGGGTCCTTTCATTTACCAGAACGCAAGTATGCAAACCCAATCCCTCTTCTTTGCTTCCCCATCCCTGCGCTAATGACAGGAGACAGCCATTCACTGAGCCACATCCAACCAATTTTCCACTTGCATGTAGTTTGGAGGGATTTATTTTCACCAACGCGGCAAGAGTCTCCAAGGTAGCTATTAAAATATCAGGGTCTGTTGATGCTAGGAGGAGATTGAAATGCtgaaaagaaacaagaagacATTTTTTAGCTAGAAAACAGTGAACTACTACTGAATTAGGACACTAAAAGATATCAAAAGTTATGTTCCAAAATTTTTTACAGGTTTGCCACCTTTGGGTGTCTTTGTTAATACAACTGCTTTActtatcaataaaaaaaaatctcacaAGTTATGTGAACTAAAAATCAGAAATATACAGGTTAGTTTCACATTCAATGCCATTCTATAAGCTAGAAATAGTTGCAGCCTAGACATACACAACTTACCTCTAGACCACTAAATGAACTCTTGTTATGACAGTTCTCCAAAATAATTTGCATCACTCGCAAAATTTGTAAAACAGCTTGTTTTGGAAATGGACAATCATCTTCTGGAGTATTATCTGTCAAAAGGAGGTCACTCCTGCATGACAAATATGTCTTAAAGTACGTCTCAAAATGCAGAAACAGTGGCCTCCAGTGATGAAAATTTCCCTGAAATCCATTCACCGAATGAGTGAACAACCAAACTGGATAATCAAAAATAAGCAGAGGAAGGAAAATTTTCAACCTTGCCATACTCCCAACGGAATCCAGAAAGAGGTATTGCTATATCCTGCAATGGACTCTGAATCACCTTGTCTATGAATGCCTTTATTTTAGGAggctgcaattaaaacacactgTCAAATAATACATAAAGGAAACAAggactcaaaaaaaaaaaaaatgcaaccatcagtgaattttagatttttttttttttttttttttttttggggggggggggggggttgcttTTCGCCTTCATACTAGCTTAGTCATAGGACTGATAGATGGTCAaaattctttcttcattctttttttgttgttttttggttttcttttgagGGAGGGAGAGACCATTCGCCATATACACTATTTTATAACCAGGCCACTAGCATCCATAACCATAAGCACTATGGTAAACAATCTGTACAGCGCCAACCATTCTCCTAAGGATGTTGAACACTCACAACTCAATAGGTGGCCATACCAGCACAATAACCACACCTAAATCATTCTTTTGAGTAGTGATAGAGTTCACTGAATAAGTTAAACCTACTCAACCATTTTCAATAGTGTGTTCCAAATTGTTTGATGTTTACATGAGCAGGTTATTTCTAATTCCGCAACCATGACTTTTTTCCAGCAGTTTCGCCATATGAGGTAGTAATTGTCAATcattaaacaaatatttaaatgataaaaagtAGCCAAGCTTGTAGTTATGTATTTAGATAAAAACCATGTGGATTTTCTATCTATGAGCACAAAGGTGAATTTGAAAGGTAAAACCAGAGAAAAAATACCTCAATAGATAGGCAGCATGCACAAGAGAAGGATTAAATTGCACAGTAGCAAAAGAGAAGAACAGACATTGAGACATAATGCAATTCAAATATGCATTGGGAGTGGTAACTAGGCAGGACTGAATGAGGACAAGAGAAGCTATAAGAATTGGTCAGCAACACGGCAATGGCTGATAAAAGTTAGCAAGTTCAAGCACAAGGTCTAGGTATTAATGATAGAGcccaataaaatatttaaaaacttggcttataaaaaataaaaggaagaaagtaaAAATCTTGaagagatttattttatttcaatttttgtgaATTGCAAGCTGAGGCAGAGAGTACAGGGAGAATACTGTCAAGACCCTAGGGtgtcctagggtttgaataggaatttagaagaagaacagaactagagggagagagagagaacagattaagggaaaaagagagaacagaattagagggagagagagagagagagaggattgaaAGAAAAGGACTTGTCATTATTCTCTGATGATACTTCCTTACTGCTGTGTAGGTCTTTATATAGAGCATCTAGTACACTTCCTCAGCTAATTCAACCACCCAACTAACATACCTAACCGCCTAACCCTTTTTAGTTAGCCCCCAATGGCTCATATAAGATAAATGCCaatcaattacaattataaccctagggtcgtgacaaataCCTCATGCATCCAAAAGATTTTATGATCACAAttgaatcaagagaaaaataccaTGAAGCTGGAGGAAGAATCTTTCACATAatggttttcaattttcagCAGAGAATGgtaattttacatatttttcataatttcatatttttagtaGTGTGACTATTCTTCCCACAAAGACATCAAACAACTGATCACCTTCACATTATTCTTGGCCACAAGTAGTAAAAAAGATGCTATATATCTGGAAATTGTTAGATTTTATGTTTAGTAAATCCTGTTAGCTAGCATATATTATTACCCAAATTTGTTAACTTCTAATGCAAATCCAATTCCTCTAGAAAGTTCACAGATTCACATTCACCTCATGATACATTGCATACTTGATTAGTaatcttgttttttttaaatgcagCAACATCAAgcaattattttccaaattctAGCTAAATTGGTTCTTGAAAGGATAAATAAAATGGATGCTTTACAAACAACCTTCGAAAAATTTTCAATGGAGACATGATGTGTTTAGTTTCACTGGCTACTTGAAGAGAACAGGTTGGACAATCATGCAACTCATGATGAGATGGATACTTCACAGAAGGTCAGGTTCTGAAAATTAAATCAAGACAAGGTTTTTAAGGGTTGAAATTCCTAGTGTCCTTACATCTAAAGGTctcataattaaaaattgcaccttaaaagataaaataaaataaaaaagcattCAATATCAATTATCCCTGCATTTCTATTTCCTCATTTTGAATCAAGATACCTCAACTGCAAAAGTATACCCTCTATCTATCTACATATTCCAGCTCAAATGTGTGTTGAACTCTGGTGAAGAGTAAACAATTATAGCTGGCATGGGATTGAcacaaaaataatgacaatTGGAACAACCATTTCCTACTTTATATAGACAAACCGAGTATACACATGCTTCCAAAACCATAAACCAAAACCCCAAATAactaaataagaaatataaaataaaacagaaGGCATAGATCTATTGCTACTATGGCAATGATTAATAGAGTCAAACTAGGCATCAAATGAACAGAGGTGTTGCCCATGATTATACAATTGCTACGAGGTCAAAATTTAAACATGCACACATGCACACACTCACGGAAGCATATCAATGAGTGGGTCAGCTTTGAGGCTATTATCCATAAGTTTGTCAAAAAACAAAAGATGCCAATAACACCAAAggcattaaattaataaatgtttgcTGTATTGGATTCAAAACTACCAAAATTCTTCAGCCCACAACATTTATTGTtagaattcaataaaataacaaatcacATATTATTAGAATTCAAAACATTCGGCCACATTTATTGTTGGAATTCAAAACATTCAACCACAATCAATGTAAAGACTACAGAGGACTGTGGGAGTTCAAAGAATCTGGCCACCCATATTGAAGGCGTTGTCAATGCTCAACTGGCGTTTTGCTAACTGATCCAAATGCATGAACCATTACAGTGAACCTTTAAGTTCTGAGTTGAATGGATCAAACCAGACCAGGACTGTAAACAAACCAAGCTACTATAGTCGGGTCCCTTGTTTAGCTCATCATTGGTTGTTTGATCCCCTCACTAGGCAGATAAGCCAAGTACTAATATATCTTGAGGCAGGTTAGCCTTAAGGATTCAGCTCAAACCCATTCAATACGTACAATATAATCCAGGGCATACAGTTATTTTAATATTGGCTCAAAAAAATAAGCACATTTTGAATATCAATAAATCTACCAAAGCAAAACCTGATAACCAACTATTCAGCTCGGCTCACTTACAGCCCTAATGCTACTTCAGGCCCTACCCAACTTTACCCTTTATCAGTAATCATATTCCTGCCCAAAACCCATTCTCATTTAATCTGATTCTGTGAGGAATGACATGAATGCcaataaaacccaaataaaaataataataataataattaactactAATTGGAATGGAACCCTAACCAGCAGTAATACCTAAAATCCAGATACAATTGAGTACACAAATCTTGAGTGCATACTTAACCGTAAAAATACATTTAGAGTTATCGAAGAACTCACAGGCTCCGAATCGAGTTTAACAGACGGACCGATAGCTCCTTCGGTGGATAACAGTTGCCGCAGCCTTGACGGCAAGCTCGACCTTATGGTCGCCATCTCGCCTCTACTTTATCTACTCCTGTAAACTGCACCGATGATCGAAAATCAGAATCTTAGATTGAACAAACAAAAGTAATCAAACAGATAACTAAAGAAATCAAAAATCAGGGCTTCGATTGAACATTGAAC from Diospyros lotus cultivar Yz01 chromosome 4, ASM1463336v1, whole genome shotgun sequence includes the following:
- the LOC127799135 gene encoding E3 ubiquitin-protein ligase UPL2-like — translated: MATIRSSLPSRLRQLLSTEGAIGPSVKLDSEPPPKIKAFIDKVIQSPLQDIAIPLSGFRWEYGKGNFHHWRPLFLHFETYFKTYLSCRSDLLLTDNTPEDDCPFPKQAVLQILRVMQIILENCHNKSSFSGLEHFNLLLASTDPDILIATLETLAALVKINPSKLHASGKLVGCGSVNGCLLSLAQGWGSKEEGLGLHTCVLVNERTQEEGLSLFPSEVHNDYDKSQHRLGSTLYFEFHGANSQSTGEDSIGSKSSGGGVIHIPDLHLRKEDDLSLMKQCVEEYNVPPEHRFSLLTRIRYAHAFRSSRICRLYSRVCLLAFIVLVQSSDAHDELVSFFANEPEYTNELIRIVRSEETVPGTIRTLAMHALGAQLGAYSSSHERARILSGSSISFAGGNRMILLNVLQRAIFSLNNSNDPSSISFVEALLQFYLLHVISSSTSGSVVRGSGMVPTFLPLLEDSDPMHIHLVCLAVKTLQKLMDYSNTAVTLFKDLGGVELLTHRLQIEVNRVIDFTGANDSSMIIGEGMKYNDDQFYIQKRLIRVLLKAIGSATYALANPARSPNSHDALLPDTLLLIFRNVDKFGGDVYSSAVTVMSEIIHKDPTCFTALHELGLPEAFLDSVVTGILPSPKALTCVPNGLGAICLNAKGLEAVKETKALRFLVDIFTSKEYVVAMNEGIVPLANAVEELLRHVSSLRSTGVDLIIEIVNTIATIGDNSIGSPGKVSKSSAMETDAEDKENEAPCCLVSTIDATTEGISDEQFIQLSIFHVMVLVRRTMENAETCRLFVEKSGIEALLKLLLQPSIVQSSEGMSIALHSTSVFKGFTQHHSVPLARAFCSSLRDHLSKALTGFSVASGSFLLDPGMPPDSEIFSSLFLVEFLLFLTASKDNRWVAALLTEFGNDSKDVLEDIGRVQREVLWQIALLEDAKLEMEDNGSGSTAESRHSESGTNETEEQRFNSFRQFLDPFMRRRMSGWSFESQFFDLINLYRDLSRASGLQQRLSIDGPTNLRLGANNQPHASSGSSDGVGTSLGKEDDKRRSYYSSCCDMVKSLSFHITHLFLELGKALLHPSRRRDDALNLSPPSSVVSSFATITLDHMNFGGHVNSSGSEASFSTKCRYFGKVIDFIDVILLDKPDSCNPVLVKCFYESGIIQSVLTTFEATSQLLFAVNRAPASPMETDDGILKQDTKEEIDNAWIYGPLASYCKLMDHLVTSSFILSPLSKHLLTLPPGNGDTEFPRDAETFVRVLQSMVLKAVLPVWTHPQFTDCSYDFISTVISIIRHIYSGVEVKNISSSGMARTVGPPPNESTIATIVEMGFPRSRAEEALRQVGSNSVELAMEWLFSHPEEIQEDDELARALAMSLGNSGPETKDVSHENNQHMDDLVQTPPVEDLLSTCTKLLKMKESLAFPVRDLLVMISSQNDGQYRLNVISYIVDQVKLCNSEVGNGTMLNALFHVLALIFHEDALAREVGSKTGLVKIASDLLSNWASSSVDSAKSEVPKWVTAAFLAIDRLSQVDQKLNAEVAELLKKDDVDGHQTSIVIDEDKQNKLHSALGLSPMNISIQEKKRLIEIACVCIKKQLPSETMHAVLQLCSTLSRTHSVAVSFLEAGGLPSLLFLPTSCLFVGFDSIAATIIRHILEDPQTLQQAMESEIRHSVVTAANRQSNGRLTPRNFLMNLTSVVARDPVIFMQAARSVCQVEMVGERPYIVLLKDRDKDKSKDKEKEKDKAVDRDKAQAGDGNGNNKLSDASSKNVKAHRKPPQNFVNVIELLLDSVIMFVPQLKDDSLTRDTSSLLDMDIDTTGDKGKGKAVVSVSEEDGTNNQEDSAALAKIVFILKLLTEILLMYSSSIHILLRRDAEASSLRCPQRASTGHGSGGMFHHILHKFLPCPRSSKKEKKTDIDWKHKLASRSSQFLVASCVRSTEARKRIFWEISNVFNDFVDSSAGFKPPGSDIPALIDLLNDVIAARTPTGSYITAEASATFIDVGLVTSLTRTLQVLDLDQAESAKVVTGLVKVLEVVTKEHIHAANMIASKSENSRKPLDPAQLGGTDNSGVISQSMETNAQNNQSSVASDRIESFDAVQTYGASEAVTDDMEHDQDLGGFAPATEDDYMHETPENVRGSENSLDAVSIRFEIQAHDQENPVDEDDDEMSGDDGDDLDEDEDEDEDDEEPNDLEEDEAHHLPHPDTDQEDHEIDEDDFDEEVMDEEDEEDEDDEDGVILRLEEGINGINVFDHIDVFGRDHSFANETLHLMPVEVIGPRHQGRTTSIYNLLGRTGDTASPSQHPLLVEPSSSLHTASLRTSESTNEVSYSDRNTESTSSRLDAIFRSLRNGRHGHRFNLWTDSNHQTGGSNSSAVSPGLEDLLVSHLRRPAAEKPSDQNSAPVEPQSKSEVGQLQESAGMTPETPAENHGNVQSNYVPPPSSVATDGSGDTDVRPTANESLQGIDATSTHTQSVEMQFENNDAAVRDVEAVSQESGGSGATLGESLRSLDVEIGSADGHDDGGERQGSSDTRVRRANVSFGNSAQANSRDITLHSVTEVSENPSQEADQNGQAEVQQTNGDADSGSIDPAFLDALPEELRAEVLSAQQGQASQPANAEQPSTGDIDPEFLAALPPDIREEVLAQQQAQRLHQSHELEGQPVEMDTVSIIATFPSDLREEVLLTSSHDILANLTPALVAEANMLRERFANRYNRALFGMYPRNRRGESSRRSEGVGSSIDRTGGIVARRSMGSKPVEAEGAPLVDTEALKAMVRLLRVVQPLYKGQLQRLLLNLCAHNETRIALVEILMDLLMLDVRKPANHMIASEPSYRLYACQSHVMYSRPQAFDGVPPLVSRRVLETLTYLARNHPYVAKILLQFKLPQLPQQESENCDKARGKAVMIVEEDVMAGKNQQEGYFSIALLLRLLKQPLYLRSIAHLEQLLNLLEVIIDNAEIKSKLSNESGVPAMEQTSGPQISTSDAEIHRGSSVVASGSDLKSRKPDDSSKPSSSGADAEFDTQTVLHNLPQAELRLLCSLLAREGLSDNAYALAAEVLRKLVTIAPTHCHLLITELANSVQSLTKSAMEELRVFGEAEKALLTTTSSDGAAILRVLQSLSSLVTAIGLKEKNRENPSEKGSVAAISLVHDIAAALEPMWLELSTCISKIECYSDSPPDLANESTGTSHKPSGAMPPLPAGTQNILPYIESFFVMCEKLQPGQSVANQDFGIAVVSDIEDTTTSATPQKTSGSTSKVDEKHLAFVKFSEKHRKLLNAFIRQNPGLLEKSFSLMLKVPRFIDFDNKRAHFRSKIKHQHDHHHSPLRISVRRAYILEDSYNQLRMRSTHDLKGRLTVHFQGEEGIDAGGLTREWYQSLSRVIFDKGALLFTTVGNESTFQPNPNSVYQTEHLSYFKFVGRVVGKALFDGQLLDVHFTRSFYKHILGVKVTYHDIEAIDPDYFKNLKWMLENDITDVLDLTFSIDADEEKLILYERNEVTDCELIPGGRNIRVTEENKHKYVDLVAEHRLTTAIRPQINAFLEGFNELIHRDLISIFNDKELELLISGLPDVDLDDMRANTEYSGYSAGSPVIQWFWEVVQNFSKEDKARLLQFVTGTSKVPLEGFSALQGISGSQKFQIHKAYGSPDHLPSAHTCFNQLDLPEYPSKEHLEERLLLAIHEANEGFGFG